The Kwoniella shandongensis chromosome 8, complete sequence genome contains the following window.
GTGGCTCTGTAAGCCTTGACCTTTAAATATTACTAATGGTGGTAGTGCTACACCGCTAGCAGACACGCATTCGAGTGAAGTAATCCATTCCTGCTTACCCGGTGCAACTTTTggggccttcttcttccgtcttcctGTGCCATGGTACGTCTCTTTGTTTGCGCCCGgtccccttccaacctcctgCTCTGCTGTGAATAAAACCCTGGTCGATTGTGTTGTGCCAACGGAGTACCCAGTCTCGTccatgttgtacatgttATTGGGGGAGTAGTGATTTTTTTTAATAATACTTTGCACTTCGGTAAACCAGGGGACAAGCCTCTCGGGAGTAGCGGAGGCGATCCGGCTAGTATCGATTAGCCTCGTCCATACGCTAGTAACTTCTGGATGGCGCCTGCGTAGCTTTTGAAGCCAATTATGACCAAGGGATGGTAACAGACGGTTGGGATTAGCGGTGATAAGAATGCGAGACGTCCGTAGTTGATCGGCAACCTCCAAAACGAGTCTAGGCGCAGGTGGGTGACCACAGAGCGACATACGGCGTATGAAATCGACCAGAcaagtctcttcttccggtgtCAGTGCTTGTTGTGGAGTATGGGCTTGATTGTAGGGTTTTCTGCGGCCGGATAATCGatcggacaaggtggaacgAGAAACACCGCATTTCTCAGCAATCTGGCGTATGGACAGGCGGTTTTCGGTTTCTGCTAGTAGTTGAGCCTTGTACATATCGATCGCTGTCTGCATCGGATCGGTAGACGCTTGCATGGCTGAATAATAGTGATATTCATGCGATAataggcgaagaagaaagagatgaaagagatgaaagagatagaAATGCGTGGGAAAATGCGGCTAATATGGTGTCCGATAAACGGAGTTGTCCGATAACACAGTGAATGACGTTACTTATGCAGAGAcgaggttgagtgatatttgaCAAAGGTGTCAACTATAATCACGGTATGGATGATGCTCAGCAAGAACAATGAGAACAATAAGAATTTGAACAGAACAGCCCCTAAATGAGTGTTGTGgctgtcacgaccgtataccgataatcacGAAGAcatcgcgaacatgccacaaaactcgtcgtaatttataaaacctcgacgcgtttatacgaacttagaactatcacatcgttgtaccgcgaatcttagatctttaccaatacatgagagtccagaatatggccttttagcaattggcaaccgggaacatgaacataaccggtaacaagcgagaatcgcaaagggatatagatgaaggaacaaccgtagtcaagagaatgaatccccagcgattctcgattttagtcttcaccgtagtacatgaatTTAGCCACCAtagccacgatcttagtagtcacccgatcagtctcgacttagctgtatatatgttatacccttaagtccttGACATACGCaaacttcacatctacaatactgttttgggtcaaatcttggtcattggctggtcggtgtgacgcctCTGACAGTGGCCCTGGACTGACTGCAGGCGAAGTCATAACATTGTGATGCAATGAGGTCTGAGAGGATAAACAGGCATTGACGAACACCCCGCTGGATCACGTGGATAGCCTggatgaaagttgacggaaTGTCCGGGAAGCTTTGTTGAGAAATGAGGTCAGTTGTGTTTGGTGGGAAAATGATAGGTTTGACAGCAGCAATTCCTTGGAACCCTgcaaacaacaacaacggcacCTTGACAGTCTCTCCTTTGACCTTTGGTCTACTCTCTCAGGAGTATCAGCGTAGACTTTTGCTGGAGTACTACAACATCACGAGCTATAGCAGAGGTATGAGGTATGACTCTCAATAGGGAAAGTGCTTAGAAGAggagtacaaagatgagaacggccattctcctatatatccagGCATCCATCCATACATTTGTCCATCTGTGTTGAGGAATATTCTACTACTTTGCAGAGTTTGTCAAATTAGAATGAGCGATATTGGGTTTGCTGAATGATGTTCTTTGAGTTGGACAAGTATAGCGAGTgtaatgaatcacagcaAGTGTAATCCTGCGATccatgtctctgtacctgtctctgtcgagccatgtctctgtacctgGCTCTGTCGAGCCAATTGCTTAGTAAagtggcaaatattctcggtggcaaacaaggtataaatacctcaccccttctgtagtcagttgttagtatccccagttatggatctccatttgagtctcactcatacagtcacacagttggtcacaacccaacaactcttgtcgtcatcactacccctgtcgtcaccgttgccactgttggcacttatacctgggtcaatcatacaacaagcccaaaacactgtccttttaattggacacctcccgtatccctccATACCGGCGTGACAGCGAGTGAAGTGATGAGTGTGTCAGGTCAAGTGCAGTACGTGGCAGTGACCATTATGATAATATCACAATCCATTACATCTGAGCATTAAGCTCACAGCACAAGGTCCTTACCCACAGAAGTTGAGCACTACATGTGTCATCAACAGCGCAAAGTGGATGGATGAGTTACTCATGTTTTTGGTTGCCAGTGGATAGAGCAACTCCGTGCCATCAACCTTCCATCACATTGAAGGACAATAGGAAAGCTCTTAGTGCATGTTTGAATATCTTGACTTTGGACCAACTGATCGCTGCCTTGACTTTGACACTCTTTGATAACGAGACAGAAGGAAGCTCTACATCTCCCACAAGCACTATTCATACAATGCTGGACTGATTACATTCTGCTTTGCAATTCTGCCAAAGATCTTGTGCTGAAGTGATTGCCAAGTGGTCTGTAACTGTTACAAGTACAGAGAAGGATGCCATTGACCATAGTACTTGTGGTCAGCTCAAAGGCCTATGCATCAATTGTAGCTTGACTGGACATCTTGCATGTTGAAAGTCCATCAAGGCTCACCTGTAAATAGAGCAAAAAGCCTTGGAAAGTTGCTATATGGTGCTGTACGATGTATCCGAGGATCATCTGATCTTTGTCACAATCCTGCACAAACTATACAAAAAACAATGCTGTGAGGCACCAATAATGAGCCTGAATGGCACTACCCTCCGTTTGACCTTATCGTGTCAAGTCGATACTGGAGGATGTCGCCAAAGGATGCGACTGACCTGACGTCCAAATAGTTCCCGCGGTTCTGGTAGTGCCACTAGTACATGTATACATGAGTACAGGACTCATACGTagctattcctgtgacgaacGTACATTCCTCTGTCTGACTTACTACCATAGTACACGTGAAGCAATCTCCTAGTCAACCCAAAGTCATGTACACTTGAACGCCTCTGGCAATCTCTGTCTGATCTCCACTGCCGACTCTGGAAGAATTTTAGGATCCTGTTGCTCATTGTTCCGGCTAAGTATCTTGTTCATTCTGTCATCGTGATTGCCATTTTGAGGGTGACTCACGGTGGCTTAGAAACCGTGAGATTGCATGCAGCAGCGAGATAGAGGTTTCGGTTGATAGTCTAGTCACAGCACACGGCCTTGGCTCTGAGTTCGATACTTTGTCGTATGCGTTTAACCCTCTTGATCACACTCAGTAGACAACGAGATTAGCGTCGACGGTAAGAAACGCAGACCAAGACAGCCAAAGCGCTTGCAGAGATGAATCTGAAACAACAATCATATATGCTCAATGCTGATGACGACAATGAGTTCAAGCGGACTGATCATCCCTTGAGAATCTGTATAGATACAGGGACCagaagacgaaagacgagatcatcTCCCTGCTTGCGATGAATGGAACATGTATACATCGGCTCTAGCTGAACATCATCCCGCTGACAGACGACGTTCTGACCACACTTCCCACACACTAGGGTATCGCTTAGAGATCGGCGTCATCCTGTGCGACGGGTTAGTACTTGCATCTTGGGCacgagaagggagacataCCTCATCGGGCAGAGGGGCGTTAGCGGCGGCCTTGAGCTCCTCCTCGTATTTGGCAATGAGAGCCTGGTCGACCTGGACCTCAGGAGGCGCAAGAGCTGGGGCAGCTACGAACTCGAGAGTTTGGTTGCTGGATACGACCTGTCAGTTCAAGTGATAGCGACCGAACAACGGGAGAAGACGCACCCAACGAGCTTCCTAGCGAGCCAAAGGAAAGGCTTCTCGAAGTTGTACTGCGAGAGGTCAGCAGTGCACTTGAGAACACATGAATCTGTCACTCACGTTGGACTTGGCGGAGATCTCGAAGTACTGGAGGTTCTCTATCAAGGACCAAAGGGTTAGCCCGAATTCAAGCGGCCATCATGCTGATTGGACTGTGATTTTGAACACAGCACACAGCCAACAGGCGGGCGGGCGAAGGGTAGCATGACGTAGCAAGACGGAAAAGTCTCGGGCAGGGGGATGCAGAAGCGGAACCTACTCTTTCGGTGGAATGTGACGTTACCGGTCttgaccttcctctcctgcaGGCGGATACATCAGCAATCGTTCCCATAGGAAAAAGACAGGCCGACTAACCTTGACATCGACTTTGTTACCACAAAGAACGATAGGAATGTTCTCGCAGACTCTCTCGAGGTCTCGGTGCCAGTTAGGAACGTTCTTGTAGGTGATACGGGAGGTGACGTCGAACATGATGATACCACATTGTCCTTGAATGTAGTAACCGTCTCGAAGACCACCGAACTTTTCTTGACCTGCGGTGTCCCAGACGTTGAAGCAGATGGTACCAAAGTTGGTGTGGAAAGTGAGAGGGTGGACCTCGACACCAAGAGTAGCTTGAGGTTCGTCAGGATGACACTCTTCCTCTAGAGATAAACAAAACGCGTACCGATGTACTTCTTCTCAAACTCGCCTGCAAGGTGAAATGTCAGTCCAGTTTGAGATGGGGTATCACACGAACTTACCAGTCAAGTGTCGCTTGACGAAAGTGGTCTACGAAAAACAGTCGTCAGCTATGTGGAGCGTTATACAGAGAGCGCAAAGTAGATTACCTTTCCTGTGAAGGTGAGGAACAACGAGTGGGAACTCTGGGTTAGTACGTGCGGCATAGAAAAaggatcaacatcaacaaacacGTACCCTAGAGGAGTGGAAACAATGTTAGCTCTCACGGGTCTTGCTCATGTACGTCTCCGGCAGAAAGAGGGAATGCCAGTGCCGCTGAGATGTGTTCACTCACTGTACCACCGTCACCACACAAGACCATCTTGAAAGTTGCCTGGTTCTCCATTTTCGTTGATTATGTAGATTTTTTTTCCTTTTGATTGCGAGTGAATTAATGTGTTGTGATCGTTAAAAGCGAGCGTTTCGTTTCAATGCTACGTGGATGCGACGCTCTATGTGTGCTACGAGTGACAGGAACGCGAAGTTGTATATAttgtggagaggatgaggatatgAAAGATGTTGAAAGATGTTTGGagtgaggtggtgagtgtgcacgTAACACacagagagtgagtgagtgagagagagagagaggcgAAGGAAAGCAGCGAGTTCTTTGAATTTCTGCACGTGTCATTTAATTTCATTTTATCCCATATATTAACGAGTATATTTCAGCTGTAGAGTCACGTGATGACCTCATCTAGCACTGTCTGTCTGTGTATGTCGTTCGGGGTCTCCGCATCTTAAGAGTCAGCTTAATGTTATTGATTCATTCAaccaatctctctttctctgcaTATACATCCCTCATCCTGCCTATACCCTTGACCGACAACTCGCCGTGATGCAGGATATCACCCAGTGGTTCAAGCAGTCATGCTCAGGTATGCTCAACCTCGAGTTCATCACATATACATGGCCTGACGTTTCCGCTCAGCCTTACCTTCGGGCCAGATGGTTAAGCCTAAAGAGCTCAGCATGCTGGACGCGATGAACGCTTTGCAAGTGAGTTCACAGCATGTGTATCCCATGCTCACGTTGAAGATCATGGATCCAAAGATGGATACCGGTGTGCACCAAGCCTCATCTTCACGCCTGCCGTTTGACCCCAAGGCGCACATGTCACCACAGGATATCTGCTGGACCATGGATCAAATGCTGGCTTTTGAGGTGAGATTGAAAAATGCGATCTGGTACTGAAATCCAACAGGTCGCATGGTACCGAGGTGCTACGCTATGCCAGTCCGTTTACACAAGCCTGCACTACCACAATCCTCATCTGCTTGCTGGGAGCTTGATTGATTCGCAGACCGACCGCGATACTCTGCTCATACAACTCGTGCTACGCGCTTACGTTTTACTGTACTGCAAGACCATCGATCTTGTGTACTCAGAGCTCGCAAAAGGACATGTTCACGATGGAGAGGACTGCTGGTTAGATCACTACGGGATTGCCGTGCGCATGAGCGATCCAGTTGCGGACGTAGTGTATCTGGCGGACGATGCTCTAGGATGGTTGGAAAGCGACGACAATTCATGTAAGTCAGATGATTTCGAGCACTGCTGACTAAGATCTAGTACCTCGCGTCTGGCGTGAACAGCTTATACACCGTCTTGTCTTccgacgagtgagtgatgaagatTTCAACATGCACTGATGTTCAGAATTTTGTTCGCTACTTGGATTCACTGTCCCAACCTGCCTCTGATCAACGTACGAATATCCTCGTCATGCGGATGGTTGCCGAGAGTATTGAgatacctcctcctccatccgaTACGGCGTTAGCTTGCTTCGATTCCAACATGCCGGCGTATCTTCGCCAAAGTATGCCACTGCCGACTTTCAATTCGGTGGTGCCAAAGGAAGCATGGGGGAGCGTTCGAAACCTCGTCACGGACctgttgaggttggaggaCTTGCGCAAGTCGGCGTCCTTGTCAGCATGGGACGTGAGTGATGCGCAGCGAAAGCATCGCTGATTTGTAGTTGCATCTTCAGAACGTTGGGTGGTCTACGGAAAAACGGCTCGCTATCCTTCGATCCATCACCAAAGTACGTTCCCGTAATCGCGCATGTCACTGATTATAGACGGGATTCCTGGCTGTCTGGGAGCAGCAGTCTCACGGAGAGGGCGTCGACAAGTTCACGCAAGCGCGCGTACTACAAGAATGCGGGGTTGACATAAAGGAGCTAGCCGACTTGACCAACGTCGAGCCCGCCGTAGAGAAGCAAATAAACGTTTGGAAAGCCTTGATCTCAGGAGTGAGTACGCTGAAGGCGCCTGAGCTGACCTATGTGGCAGTTCCTCTCATCAATGATGACAGCGTCCATTTTGAACAGACCACGTCAACGCCGAGTTCTGCTGTCGTTGTCATCTACATGGCGAGAAAGGGCAGCGCTCGGGGAGTATTTCTCAAGTCAGTCCAAGCAGCTTGAATTGCAGCCGTACTGCCGGGTGCTACATGCCTTCCGTTATGATTGTCTCTTGGAAGCTGCGCTTGCTGCCTACGACACTGGACTGGTCATTCCATTGGACGAAAGAGAATCATGGTGGTGGATAGCACTTGTAGCGTCAGCCAGACTTGCCGCCTGTCCGTCTCAGACATGGCATGCGAGATGGGCAAAGGTATGGACGTGTATCGGAACCGCTATGCAGCTGGTGAGCGCTGAGCAAAAACGCGACCCAGCTGACGATCAGTTATTGACTATAACGCCTCTGGCGACATCGGGCAAGACTTCGAAACCTCGATTCGATTTACGGTATAAGCATGCCCGAAAGAGCCTGTATCTGCCAAACGGCCTCAAAGTAAAGAGCGGTCTCACCCCTGAGTATCGAGACTGGATTCGGGATCAGGACACCTTGGAGTTGCGCGAGGTATGTCTAGACCTTGAAACAGACCTGACGAGTGCTCAGGCAGGCGAGTCTATAAACGATGCAGCGGCTCAGCTTCAAATCGCGTTAGAGAGCCTTGAACTCATGCTGCGAGGATCGGAGATGGATACGGAGCTCGATGTAAGCTATATCTTCGGAGGACCTGGACTGATGAGCAAGTCTGTCATTCAGGGATTAAGGACAGCCGTCGTCCAGAATTGTAGAGCGCTATCATCTGGCAGGCTTCCAAAATGGGACAGCCGATCGAGGGACGAAGGCAGATCACGTTGGATTGTATTGTTGCAAGAATGAACATGCATCATGTTTGGGCGGACTGGGCTTGCCCAATACCGACCTCAAAgccatcttcctcggcagCAGGCTCGATGGTGGTCATCTCGTCCACcgtctcccccttctcctctgctacACGCCTTTCTTCGAAGATATCGCCGTTAACGGTTTGTTGGATTTTGGCGGCTATATCGTCGAATACCTCCTTTCCGTGACCGATCGGTACTTTCAGACCGGCGgccacctcttccagactCTTACTCCTAGAAATGACTTCGTTGATCTGCTTGCGCTCTGATTTCGAAATGTTGGAGATGGGGGCTGGAGAAGGCTTGAACTGCATGAGAAGGAACTTGGTGTTACCCCAGGGGTTCTTAGTGTATTCTGCGAGGCCTAGGAGTTTGGGAATGACTTGGGTCAAGTTGCACACAGGACCGGTCGGGAGAAAGATAGACGGGTTTCGTTCCGCGGATCGAGCCAGCATTACCGAATCCGCTCCTGTAAAGTTCAGCGCTATCTTGAATGCGTAAACTTACCTGTCACTGTCCGTATTTTCTCCCAGTTTGCCCATCCTTCGCCATCCCCGTTGCAGGTGATGGGGatgtttcttctcttgccTAATGCGACGATGTCGCCCAACCTCTCCCACAAAGCCCGCTCTCCCGACCGCATATCACGAGTACGACAATGGACTGTCAGGTTCCGAATGCCTGTTCGGAGGATCCGCGAAGCGAGGTACATGGTGGAGGGTTGCGTGGGGAGTAGCCGAATTTTGCAAGAGATTGGCAGAGGAATGGTATCGAGGAGAGCGCGAAGGATGTTGAGAAGGATGTCAGGGGTCGATAAAAGCGCGGCACCCATACCAGAGTGTGTGCTAAATATCAGAGACTGCCATGTACGATTGTGACTCACGAGAATGGTTTGGGACAGCCGCAATTCAGATCACTGGATATGTCAGCAACGAACTTGTTTAGTTCACTTACATTCCGGCAACGTCCTGTTGAACGGTCTGAGCCGCTTTGACTGCGAGCTCTGGATTGGAGGAGCCGATCTGGAAGATAACTGCCGATCAGTGCAGTCCTCAGGAAACAACCACTCACGATATGGTCTCTCGACAGGATGTGTAGTGAAGATTGGACCTTGACCTTTGTGATAAACGATCACACCCGTCTCGGCTAGCAGATCAGTGAACGGTTCGCGACGGTGAACTTACGATCCACTGTCCGCTCCGCTCCTATGATTGCTTTGTCGACGACCTCGGGTGACCACACAAGGCCAGCGCCGTAGTacagagagaggagacgCTGTGAGGAGGTTGGCTAGACTCGATTAAGGAAGAAATGATAGACTGACCATTGGCACTACGGGGCGTCAGTAGGCAAACGGCAGATGAAATGCGGTCCACTCACAACTTCCAGTCCGGACCATGGGTGCAAGTACGAGCTTCTCTCGATATTCGAGCTCCCGTTCGTAGCTCTTGGGGAACTCGATAGGGAGACTCATCTGTTCTTCCACTAATTCTTCCTCGGTTCGATTGTCTGGTTGCTTGTCCTGCTTGGCCTCGCTAGGCGCATTAATCTCGAATTCCTCTCCGGTTGGGGCAGATGTCGAGGCATTGGTAGTCACTTTCCGTCGTTTTGCGTCCCGGACAGGACCCTCTGGAGAAGAACTTCGAGGAGTAGCGACGGGCATTGTGAGATGTCGAATCGAGGGGAGTGGGGGTAAGATACGGGCTGTAGTTCTCGGTATACGTAACGCTGCCGCAGCGGATAGCATATGTGACGGGCCAAATTCGTAGCCGTTATGAGGGTACGAGCAAGGCAGGGGGCGAGCGATGGGTAAGGTTAgacgacgagagagaagacatTGTTGTTGAATAGGATGGTGGCGACTTTTCTGATAGGTCACGTGATACAACACTCCCTCGTTGGATACAAGGCCACATCTTAATACACCTCTAAAGAATGCAAGAAACATCCAACTTCTGTCTTGCTCTACACCTATGAACCGATCCCTGGCAGAACGATGTCTGGCCCACCTGAAGAAGCACGAAGGAATCTGATACTCGCCAAGcaacgagagaaggaggcggTGAGTCCCCTGTAAAGCCAAGTCCAGCTCAAGAGCTAACCTATATCAAGGTGATCAGGCCGAACATCAACGGCAGAAGGATGCCTTGTTGAAGGTGGGTCAAACTACATGCACGGCGCGGATACGTCTAACAAGCCCACAGGAATCTCAAAAAGATCATACAGTCGATCGTTTCATCGGTGTAACTGAGAACCTCGATGAGCGTCTGATCAAGACAACCGTTGGTCTGGTTACCTTGTCCGAATTCAAAAAGACAAAAGATGATCTCGAGGAACAACAACGTAAACTCGCAGCCCAACTGGCGGCTGACAAGTCGTAAGTCGAACCTGCTAGAAGAGCGCTGACAAGTCCCAGTGCCGTCACTGCCAAaccgaagaaggtcaagaagaagaaaaagtcAAAGCTATCgtttgacgatgaagaggaggaagaattgTCCGtaggggagaagagaggccgagaggacgaaggtgagtcaagagGGTGACTCCACAGCTTATTCGGTCCAGAGAATGGcagtaagaagaagaagtttaCGAAGAACCCGACCGTCGATACCTCCTTCTTACCGGATCGCCAacgagaggagagggaaagaatgGACCGGGAGGAGTTACGGAAAGAATGGCTCGCTCAGCAAGAACGTACAAAGTCGGAGACCATTGAGATAACGTATTCATTTTGGGATGGCAGTGGACACAGGAAGTCGGTTGAGGTGGGTATTGCACCGTTACAGTTGAATCTCTTTCACTGATGCGATGTCACAGTGtaagaagggagatgacatTGCAACTTTCTTGGGGAAATGCCGCAACCAGTTCCCGGAGCTGCGAGGCACGAGTGTGGAGAACTTGATGTATatcaaggtgggttgtgCATGTTCTTTGCTGCGGTGCTTGCACTTACTGTTCTCCAGGAGGATCTGATTATACCACATGTACGTTAGTTACGATTCCTTTGACAACCGACTGATTTCGATTTCAGCATTACACTTTCTACGACTTTATCATCAACAAGGCACGTGGAAAGTCTGGGCCGCTGTTCAACTTTGACGTCCATGACGATGTCCGACTTGTGGCAGACGCCAcggtggagaaggacgaggtatGTGGTGGTGCAAAACGTCGCGAAGTAGCACGCTGACGTCCGCTCAGTCTCACGCGGGGAAGGTGGTCGAGCGATCATGGTACAATAGATATAAGCATGTGAGTCGTCGAGAGAAGCTGTCCTGTGAAAAGACCCCAAGCACTAACCTCTACTATGCGCCAGATCTTCCCAGCATCCCGATGGGAGGTAAGTTCGGTGGACGGTGGGATAGTCTGAACAGGgtgctcaagctgacttctTTACAGGTATACGATCCCGATAAAGATTACGGATCTTATGTAGGTTGTTTCGATCGGCCTTGTATTGCTTCTCGCACCATACTGACGTGGTTATATCGCAGCGAATTGCTTAGAGATGTGTTGTGTCT
Protein-coding sequences here:
- a CDS encoding GTP-binding nuclear protein spi1, which translates into the protein MENQATFKMVLCGDGGTTTFVKRHLTGEFEKKYIATLGVEVHPLTFHTNFGTICFNVWDTAGQEKFGGLRDGYYIQGQCGIIMFDVTSRITYKNVPNWHRDLERVCENIPIVLCGNKVDVKERKVKTGNVTFHRKKNLQYFEISAKSNYNFEKPFLWLARKLVGNQTLEFVAAPALAPPEVQVDQALIAKYEEELKAAANAPLPDEDDADL